A window of Microcystis aeruginosa FD4 contains these coding sequences:
- a CDS encoding nucleotidyltransferase family protein has translation MKRDEVLTILATHREQLEKLGVKSLSLFGSVARDEARFDSDVDLLVEFSKAVGLFEFIEVRLYLEDILGCSVDLGTQDSLKEHLRQPVLKDVINAF, from the coding sequence ATGAAACGAGATGAGGTACTAACAATTCTCGCAACACACCGAGAACAATTAGAAAAACTAGGGGTAAAATCTCTGTCTCTATTTGGTTCAGTAGCAAGGGATGAAGCACGTTTTGACAGTGATGTAGATTTATTGGTAGAATTTAGTAAAGCGGTAGGGTTATTTGAGTTTATCGAGGTACGACTTTACTTAGAAGATATATTAGGATGTTCTGTTGATTTAGGGACTCAAGATTCTTTAAAAGAACATTTACGACAACCTGTATTAAAGGATGTGATTAATGCCTTTTAG
- the psaB gene encoding photosystem I core protein PsaB, producing MATKFPKFSQDLAQDPTTRRIWYGIATAHDFESHDGMTEENLYQKIFASHFGHIAIIFLWTSGTIFHVAWQGNFEQWIKDPLNIRPIAHAIWDPQFGKGAVDAFTQAGASNPVNIAYSGVYHWFYTIGMTSNQDLYQGAVFLLILSAIFLFAGWLHLQPKFRPSLAWFKNAESRLNHHLAALFGVSSLAWTGHLVHVAIPESRGQHVGWDNFLSTPPHPAGLLPFFTGNWSVYAENPDTANHIFGTAQGAGTAILTFLGGFHPQTESLWLTDMAHHHLAIAVIFIVAGHMYRTNWGIGHSIKDILNAHRPPSGKLGAGHKNLYDTVNNSLHFQLGLALASLGVITSLVAQHMYALPPYAFIAKDYTTQAALYTHHQYIAGFLAVGAFAHGAIFFVRDYDPEANKDNVLARMLEHKEAIISHLSWVSLFLGFHTLGLYVHNDVVVAFGTPEKQILIEPVFAQFVQAASGKTLYGMNVLLSNPDSIAYTAYPNYGDVWLPGWLDAINSGTNSLFLTIGPGDFLVHHAIALGLHTTVLILVKGALDARGSKLMPDKKDFGYSFPCDGPGRGGTCDISAWDSFYLAMFWMLNTLGWLTFYWHWKHLGVWSGNVAQFNENSTYLMGWFRDYLWANSAQLINGYNPYGVNNLSVWAWMFLFGHLVWATGFMFLISWRGYWQELIETIVWAHERTPLANLVRWKDKPVALSIVQARLVGLAHFTVGYIFTYAAFLIASTAGKFG from the coding sequence TCGGCCACATTGCAATCATTTTCCTGTGGACTTCCGGCACTATATTCCACGTCGCTTGGCAAGGTAACTTCGAGCAGTGGATCAAAGATCCCTTAAACATCCGTCCCATCGCCCACGCGATTTGGGATCCCCAGTTCGGTAAAGGCGCTGTAGATGCCTTCACCCAAGCTGGCGCTTCTAATCCGGTTAACATCGCCTATTCCGGGGTTTACCACTGGTTCTACACCATCGGTATGACCTCCAACCAAGACCTATACCAAGGTGCGGTCTTCCTGCTGATTCTCTCGGCGATTTTCCTCTTTGCTGGCTGGTTACACTTACAACCTAAGTTCCGTCCTAGCCTCGCTTGGTTCAAAAACGCTGAATCTCGCCTGAACCACCACCTCGCCGCTCTGTTCGGTGTTAGCTCCTTAGCTTGGACCGGACACCTCGTTCACGTTGCTATCCCCGAATCCCGCGGTCAGCACGTTGGTTGGGACAACTTCCTCTCCACTCCCCCCCACCCGGCGGGTTTACTACCCTTCTTCACCGGTAACTGGAGTGTGTATGCAGAAAACCCCGATACTGCTAACCACATTTTCGGTACTGCCCAAGGCGCGGGAACTGCGATTCTCACCTTCTTAGGTGGTTTCCATCCCCAAACCGAGTCCCTCTGGTTAACCGATATGGCTCACCACCACTTGGCGATCGCTGTGATCTTCATTGTGGCTGGTCATATGTACCGCACCAACTGGGGCATCGGTCACAGCATCAAGGACATCCTCAATGCCCACAGACCCCCCAGTGGTAAGTTAGGAGCCGGTCACAAAAATCTTTATGACACGGTTAACAACTCTCTCCACTTCCAACTCGGTTTGGCTCTCGCTTCTTTAGGCGTGATCACCTCTCTGGTGGCGCAGCATATGTACGCGCTACCCCCTTATGCCTTTATCGCTAAGGACTACACTACCCAAGCGGCTCTTTATACCCACCACCAATACATCGCTGGTTTCCTAGCGGTGGGTGCTTTCGCTCACGGTGCTATCTTCTTCGTGCGTGACTATGATCCCGAAGCGAACAAAGATAACGTGCTGGCGCGGATGCTGGAGCATAAAGAAGCGATCATCTCTCACCTAAGCTGGGTTTCCCTTTTCTTAGGTTTCCACACCCTCGGCCTCTACGTTCATAACGATGTGGTCGTCGCTTTCGGTACTCCCGAAAAACAAATCCTGATCGAACCTGTGTTCGCTCAATTCGTGCAAGCAGCTTCGGGTAAAACCCTGTACGGCATGAACGTACTGTTGTCTAACCCCGATAGTATCGCTTACACCGCCTATCCCAACTACGGTGATGTTTGGTTACCCGGTTGGCTAGACGCAATCAATAGCGGCACTAACTCCCTATTCTTAACCATCGGTCCTGGCGACTTCCTCGTTCACCATGCGATCGCTCTTGGTTTACACACCACCGTTCTAATCCTGGTTAAAGGTGCTTTAGACGCTCGTGGTTCCAAATTAATGCCCGATAAAAAAGACTTCGGGTATTCCTTCCCTTGCGACGGTCCCGGCCGTGGCGGTACTTGCGACATCTCTGCTTGGGATTCCTTCTACCTAGCCATGTTCTGGATGTTGAACACCCTGGGTTGGTTAACCTTCTACTGGCACTGGAAACACCTCGGTGTCTGGTCGGGTAACGTGGCTCAGTTTAACGAAAACTCCACCTACCTGATGGGCTGGTTCCGCGATTACCTCTGGGCTAACTCGGCTCAATTAATCAACGGTTACAACCCCTACGGTGTTAATAACCTTTCTGTCTGGGCCTGGATGTTCCTCTTTGGACACCTCGTTTGGGCAACCGGTTTCATGTTCCTGATCTCTTGGCGTGGTTACTGGCAAGAGTTGATCGAAACTATCGTTTGGGCCCACGAACGCACTCCTCTGGCGAACCTCGTTCGTTGGAAAGACAAACCCGTGGCTCTCTCGATCGTTCAGGCTCGTTTGGTTGGTTTAGCTCACTTCACCGTTGGCTATATCTTCACCTACGCCGCCTTCTTGATCGCTTCCACTGCTGGCAAGTTCGGCTAA
- a CDS encoding DUF29 domain-containing protein, translated as MINNKSAAQSQKSMQWEELKQLYDQDFVLWIERTTEQIRSGEMKNLDWEHLLTEIEDLGREQRNQVESYLIQTVKHLLMYQYWLTEKGNCGQEWADEIDNFRLELEILFQSKTLYNHGASRLDIIYDKAKRSVIKKTGLSLDRFPQVCPYTFAEIIDFDFLPV; from the coding sequence ATGATTAATAATAAAAGCGCGGCTCAATCTCAAAAATCTATGCAGTGGGAAGAATTAAAACAGCTTTATGATCAGGACTTTGTTTTGTGGATTGAGCGAACCACCGAACAAATTCGAAGCGGGGAGATGAAAAATTTAGATTGGGAACATCTTTTAACGGAGATAGAAGATTTGGGGAGAGAACAAAGAAACCAAGTGGAAAGCTATCTAATTCAAACCGTTAAACATTTATTGATGTATCAGTATTGGCTGACTGAAAAAGGTAATTGTGGCCAGGAATGGGCCGATGAAATCGATAATTTCCGTCTGGAACTAGAAATTTTATTCCAGTCAAAAACCCTCTACAATCATGGGGCTTCTAGGCTAGATATTATTTATGATAAAGCCAAGCGATCGGTAATCAAAAAAACTGGTTTATCTTTGGATAGGTTTCCGCAAGTTTGTCCTTATACCTTTGCAGAAATTATAGATTTTGATTTTTTACCAGTTTAG
- a CDS encoding HepT-like ribonuclease domain-containing protein has protein sequence MPFRDWQLRLQDIIESIDEILEWTANMTFEDFSSNRVTLKAVLYNLGIIGEASRNIPSEIQLRYSQIPWRLMGDMRNVIFHEYFRVELAIAWRTIENNLTPLFSQLQEILENEAENL, from the coding sequence ATGCCTTTTAGAGATTGGCAACTTCGTCTTCAAGATATTATTGAATCCATTGATGAAATCTTGGAATGGACGGCTAATATGACCTTTGAAGATTTTAGCTCAAATCGAGTGACTCTTAAAGCAGTTCTTTATAATTTAGGAATTATTGGTGAGGCATCTAGAAATATTCCTAGTGAGATACAATTGCGTTATTCTCAAATTCCTTGGCGTTTAATGGGAGATATGCGAAATGTCATTTTTCATGAATATTTTCGGGTAGAATTGGCAATTGCTTGGCGGACGATTGAAAATAATCTAACTCCATTGTTTTCACAATTACAGGAAATTTTAGAAAATGAAGCCGAAAATCTATAA